In one window of Pseudoalteromonas espejiana DSM 9414 DNA:
- a CDS encoding NAD-dependent malic enzyme, whose protein sequence is MTTNTDPNYLYIPYSGPGLIETPLLNKGSAFSKKERENFNLAGLLPPRFETIEEQVERCYQQYSSFNDNLNKHIYLRAIQDNNETLYYRLVRDHLEEMMPIIYTPTVGDACEKFSDIYRSARGLFISYEDRFQIDDILRNATKGKVKVIVVTDGERILGLGDQGIGGMGIPIGKLSLYTACGGISPAYTLPVMLDVGTNNEKLLNDPMYMGARHKRIAQDEYDEFLDLFIKAVKRRWPNVLLQFEDFAQPNAMPLLKRYRNEICSFNDDIQGTAAVTVGSLLAACRVKGSTLSEQKVVFVGAGSAGCGIAEQIISQMVFEGISEAQARSQVFMVDRFGLVSEGMEGLRDFQQALAQPTASLSEWTYSGEYASLLDVMHCAAPDILIGVSGQPGLFTEQVIRAMHAGCEQPIIFPLSNPSKQVEAHPSDVIKWTDGKALVATGSPFEPVEYNGDIFPIPQCNNSYIFPGIGLGVIAAKATRITDAMLSMSSEMLAESSPRANTGKGSLLPALTEIETLSKRIAFAVAKKAIEEGVALEISDDALWAAIDRNYWLPKYRNYKRCSI, encoded by the coding sequence ATGACAACAAATACTGATCCTAACTACCTATATATTCCTTACTCTGGCCCTGGCCTAATCGAAACGCCGCTTTTAAATAAAGGCAGCGCGTTTAGTAAAAAAGAACGTGAAAACTTTAACCTTGCAGGTTTGCTACCTCCTCGTTTTGAAACAATAGAAGAGCAGGTTGAGCGTTGTTATCAGCAGTATTCAAGCTTTAACGATAACTTAAACAAACATATTTACTTACGTGCTATTCAAGATAACAACGAAACACTTTATTACCGTTTAGTGCGTGACCATCTTGAAGAAATGATGCCAATTATTTACACGCCTACAGTAGGTGATGCCTGTGAAAAATTCTCAGATATTTATCGCAGTGCGCGTGGTTTATTTATCTCATACGAAGACCGTTTTCAAATTGACGACATTTTACGCAACGCAACTAAAGGCAAAGTAAAAGTTATTGTTGTTACCGATGGCGAGCGTATTTTAGGCCTAGGCGATCAGGGTATTGGTGGCATGGGTATTCCTATTGGTAAATTATCACTTTACACAGCGTGTGGCGGTATTAGCCCAGCATACACGTTACCAGTAATGCTTGATGTAGGTACTAATAACGAAAAACTACTTAACGACCCTATGTACATGGGTGCACGCCATAAACGTATTGCACAAGATGAGTACGATGAGTTTTTAGACTTATTTATTAAAGCAGTGAAACGTCGTTGGCCAAATGTGTTACTTCAGTTTGAAGATTTTGCACAACCTAATGCAATGCCATTGCTTAAACGCTACCGCAATGAAATTTGTAGCTTTAACGATGACATTCAAGGAACTGCAGCGGTAACTGTAGGCTCATTACTTGCCGCGTGTCGAGTTAAGGGCTCAACCCTTAGCGAGCAAAAAGTGGTGTTTGTGGGTGCAGGCTCTGCTGGATGTGGTATTGCTGAACAAATTATTAGCCAAATGGTATTTGAAGGTATTAGCGAAGCACAAGCGCGCAGCCAAGTATTTATGGTTGACCGTTTTGGTCTTGTATCTGAGGGTATGGAAGGTCTACGTGATTTTCAACAAGCACTCGCTCAGCCTACAGCAAGCTTAAGTGAATGGACTTACAGCGGTGAATACGCCTCATTATTAGATGTTATGCACTGCGCCGCGCCTGATATTTTAATTGGTGTATCTGGCCAACCTGGCTTATTTACTGAGCAAGTAATTCGTGCAATGCATGCAGGTTGTGAGCAACCTATTATTTTCCCATTAAGTAATCCATCTAAACAGGTTGAAGCACACCCGTCAGATGTTATTAAATGGACCGACGGTAAAGCACTTGTTGCAACCGGTAGCCCGTTTGAACCTGTAGAGTACAACGGCGACATTTTCCCAATTCCGCAGTGTAACAACAGTTATATTTTCCCGGGTATTGGTTTAGGTGTAATTGCTGCTAAAGCGACACGTATAACTGATGCAATGTTGAGTATGTCGAGCGAAATGCTTGCAGAGTCTTCTCCGCGTGCAAACACAGGTAAAGGCAGCTTATTACCAGCGCTTACTGAAATTGAAACGTTAAGTAAGCGTATTGCATTTGCAGTAGCTAAAAAAGCGATTGAAGAGGGCGTAGCTCTTGAAATTAGCGACGATGCACTGTGGGCTGCAATTGACAGAAACTACTGGTTACCTAAATACCGCAACTACAAACGTTGTAGTATTTAA
- the ggt gene encoding gamma-glutamyltransferase has translation MQFKLKSLFAIGLFAVSLPTIAKEPAKVETREPEATTAIVQKQLVTGEQYMVAAANPYASKAGQQILAKGGSAVDAAIATQLVLTLVEPQSSGIGGGTFMMYYNKANNKLTSFDGRETAPENADENLFLDKHGKAVKWIEAVVGGRSVGVPGILHAFANAHKQYGKLAWSELFKPAIKLAEQGFVVSPRLHGLLARQLNPGVMSMPVINEYFYPNGELIKAGTVKKNQPLADLYKDIAQQGIDAFYKGDNAKQMVNAVQKAKVAPGTLTESDLANYKSKQRDAVCIDYRVYNVCSMAPPSSGGVAVLQILGLLEHKDMAALKPNSEEAIHYFSQASRIAFADRNMYMGDPDFTQVPTKELLNKKYIASRAKLITEQDTIAVAGNPVGYLSYAQDDSYELPSTSHVSIVDSFGNAVSMTSSIEMAFGSTVMVNGFILNNQLTDFALSPRIDGKLVANRVEAGKRPRSSMSPVMVFNKDGSLRLVVGSPGGSRIIDYVAQVVIGVLDWELSAQEAINLPRTTNRNDYTSLEKGTALEAIAPQLTKRGHNVRVLDLNSGLHAVEVKNNKLYGGADPRREGVALSDLTDKNAPIRF, from the coding sequence ATGCAATTTAAACTTAAGTCATTATTTGCCATCGGTTTGTTTGCCGTATCACTGCCAACAATAGCCAAAGAACCTGCAAAAGTAGAAACTCGCGAGCCAGAAGCCACCACAGCCATTGTGCAAAAGCAATTGGTAACGGGTGAGCAATATATGGTGGCCGCAGCCAACCCGTATGCGTCAAAAGCGGGGCAACAAATATTAGCAAAAGGCGGCAGCGCCGTTGATGCAGCCATAGCAACACAATTGGTGCTTACCTTAGTTGAGCCGCAATCATCAGGCATTGGTGGCGGTACATTTATGATGTACTACAACAAAGCAAACAATAAACTCACCAGCTTTGATGGACGTGAAACAGCGCCAGAAAATGCAGACGAAAATCTATTTTTAGATAAACACGGTAAAGCCGTAAAATGGATTGAAGCCGTAGTAGGCGGGCGTTCAGTAGGCGTACCTGGCATTTTACATGCCTTTGCTAATGCGCATAAGCAATACGGCAAACTAGCCTGGAGCGAGCTGTTTAAACCGGCTATAAAACTTGCTGAACAAGGCTTTGTGGTATCACCGCGTTTACACGGTTTACTGGCACGCCAATTAAACCCAGGTGTGATGAGCATGCCGGTTATTAACGAATACTTTTACCCTAATGGTGAGTTAATAAAAGCCGGAACGGTTAAAAAAAACCAGCCGCTTGCTGATTTATACAAAGACATAGCCCAGCAAGGTATTGATGCGTTTTATAAAGGCGACAATGCTAAGCAAATGGTTAATGCCGTGCAAAAAGCAAAGGTTGCTCCGGGGACGTTAACCGAGTCTGATTTAGCCAACTATAAAAGTAAGCAACGCGATGCTGTGTGCATTGATTACCGCGTTTACAATGTGTGCTCTATGGCACCACCAAGTAGCGGCGGTGTGGCAGTACTACAAATTTTAGGCTTGTTAGAACACAAAGACATGGCCGCTCTTAAACCAAATAGCGAAGAAGCAATACATTACTTTAGCCAAGCTTCAAGAATTGCGTTTGCCGATCGAAACATGTACATGGGTGACCCCGATTTCACACAAGTACCCACTAAAGAGCTATTAAATAAAAAATACATCGCGTCACGTGCCAAGCTTATTACCGAGCAAGACACAATAGCAGTTGCCGGTAACCCGGTAGGGTATTTAAGTTACGCGCAAGATGACTCATATGAGCTGCCTTCTACATCGCATGTGTCTATTGTTGATAGCTTTGGTAATGCGGTTTCAATGACCAGCTCTATTGAAATGGCATTTGGTTCTACGGTTATGGTTAATGGCTTTATTTTAAATAACCAATTAACCGATTTTGCGCTCTCGCCTCGTATAGACGGCAAATTAGTGGCTAACCGTGTTGAGGCTGGTAAACGCCCGCGCAGCTCTATGTCGCCAGTAATGGTGTTTAACAAAGACGGTAGCTTACGTTTAGTGGTTGGTTCACCTGGCGGAAGCCGTATTATTGATTATGTAGCTCAAGTGGTAATTGGTGTACTTGACTGGGAGTTATCGGCACAAGAGGCTATTAACTTACCGCGCACAACTAATCGTAATGATTACACTAGCCTTGAAAAAGGCACGGCGCTTGAAGCTATTGCCCCACAATTAACTAAACGCGGCCATAATGTACGTGTGCTTGATTTAAACTCAGGTTTACACGCCGTAGAAGTTAAAAACAACAAATTGTATGGTGGTGCAGATCCGCGCCGAGAAGGTGTGGCTTTGTCTGATTTAACTGACAAAAACGCCCCTATCAGATTTTAA
- the rrtA gene encoding rhombosortase — MLNLPLQPRYLLPPLFLMLFSFIFAAFDLNNLLEFNRTLVEQGELWRLFTSQFVHANYAHLGLNCLGIFLIWLLHGEYTSARRYAFNVSVLAVWCGLGVYLFCPSIHIYTGLSALLHGVIIWGAVKDTTLGLKSGYLLFVGVWIKIVMEQINGPDASIGKLINSTVAIDAHLIGAIGGTLLAIPLVVTYLKNKNAT; from the coding sequence ATGCTTAATTTACCGCTTCAACCCCGTTATTTACTTCCGCCTTTATTTTTGATGCTTTTTAGCTTTATTTTTGCTGCATTTGATTTAAATAATTTACTTGAATTTAACCGCACCTTAGTGGAACAAGGTGAACTATGGCGACTTTTTACGAGCCAATTTGTTCACGCAAACTATGCGCATTTGGGCTTAAATTGTTTAGGTATTTTTTTAATTTGGCTATTACATGGTGAGTACACATCAGCAAGGCGTTATGCCTTTAATGTATCTGTGCTTGCTGTGTGGTGTGGATTGGGCGTGTATTTGTTTTGCCCAAGTATACATATATACACAGGGCTGAGCGCCCTACTGCATGGTGTCATTATTTGGGGCGCCGTAAAAGATACAACCTTAGGGCTTAAATCGGGCTATTTATTATTTGTAGGCGTGTGGATAAAAATAGTAATGGAACAAATCAATGGTCCAGATGCCAGCATAGGTAAATTAATCAACTCTACCGTTGCCATAGACGCCCATCTAATTGGCGCAATAGGCGGTACGCTTTTGGCTATTCCGCTTGTGGTTACTTATTTAAAAAACAAAAACGCCACTTAA